One genomic window of Peteryoungia desertarenae includes the following:
- a CDS encoding phytanoyl-CoA dioxygenase family protein, whose product MDQRTLTSRRRDKVWLDSQAGDIEAFKALVAQKTRREDWPFAAGVEKNVLLYNGSAVRDIARDPEARRELMAEWVEVFTNGPGVIVIKNAIADLAVVDRATEVFNGIVKAEKEGGKAAADHFAKPGANDRIWNSLQKHALADPDNFARYYASNAIAMASEAWLGRGYQMTAQMNRVNPGGKAQVPHRDYHLGFMSPEQMQAYPGHIHAVSPLLTLQGAVAHCDMPVESGPTLFLPYSQSFFEGYLAFGRPEFQAVFAESHEQLPLSKGDAVFFNPALMHGAGNNVSKDIWRMANLLQVSSAFGRAMESVDRDAMCKAVYPALFAAHRTGTLTSAEIANAIAATAEGYAFPTNLDSDPPVGGLAPKTQNTMMTEALEAGMEPEAFAALVETQAAKRRA is encoded by the coding sequence ATGGACCAGAGAACACTGACCAGCCGTCGCCGCGACAAGGTCTGGCTCGACAGTCAGGCCGGCGACATCGAGGCCTTCAAGGCGCTGGTGGCGCAAAAGACCAGGCGCGAAGACTGGCCGTTCGCCGCCGGGGTGGAGAAGAACGTGCTCCTCTATAACGGATCGGCGGTGCGCGACATCGCCCGCGATCCGGAGGCCCGTCGCGAATTGATGGCCGAATGGGTCGAGGTCTTCACGAATGGCCCCGGCGTCATCGTCATCAAAAATGCCATTGCCGATCTTGCGGTCGTCGATCGCGCGACCGAGGTCTTCAACGGAATCGTCAAGGCCGAGAAGGAAGGCGGCAAGGCGGCCGCTGACCACTTCGCCAAGCCCGGCGCCAATGACCGCATCTGGAATTCGCTGCAGAAACACGCGCTCGCCGACCCCGACAATTTCGCCCGCTATTATGCCTCGAACGCGATCGCCATGGCGTCGGAAGCCTGGCTCGGCCGCGGCTATCAGATGACGGCGCAGATGAACCGGGTAAACCCCGGCGGCAAGGCGCAGGTCCCGCACCGCGATTATCACCTCGGCTTCATGTCTCCGGAACAGATGCAGGCCTATCCTGGCCATATCCACGCGGTCTCGCCGCTACTGACGCTCCAGGGCGCAGTCGCCCATTGCGACATGCCGGTCGAAAGCGGTCCGACGCTTTTCCTGCCTTATTCTCAGAGCTTCTTCGAAGGCTACCTCGCCTTCGGCCGGCCGGAATTCCAGGCTGTGTTCGCCGAGAGCCACGAGCAGCTGCCGCTGTCGAAGGGCGACGCTGTCTTCTTCAATCCGGCCCTGATGCATGGCGCCGGCAACAACGTCTCTAAGGACATCTGGCGCATGGCGAACCTGCTGCAGGTCTCCTCGGCCTTTGGCCGCGCCATGGAGAGCGTCGACCGCGACGCGATGTGCAAGGCGGTCTATCCGGCGCTGTTCGCGGCCCATAGGACGGGCACGCTGACTTCGGCCGAAATCGCCAATGCCATTGCGGCCACCGCGGAAGGTTATGCCTTCCCGACCAATCTCGACAGCGATCCGCCGGTCGGTGGCCTTGCGCCGAAAACGCAGAACACCATGATGACGGAAGCACTCGAGGCGGGCATGGAGCCGGAGGCCTTCGCAGCGCTCGTCGAGACACAGGCTGCCAAGCGCAGGGCATGA
- a CDS encoding LacI family DNA-binding transcriptional regulator: MRPPFPLKDIALQSGLSLATVDRALHGRGHVAKATGLRIEAAIAELERQYAEARIGGRRLVIDVVMETPQRFSNAVRTAFDAELPGMRPASLSARFHVAETMEERDLLAILKRIRRRGSHGVVVKVPSTPAIAAMAAELMASGIPVVTLVTDLPAPSRLGYVGMDNHVAGATAAYLMARMAGPDGGKVLLTLSSARFSGEEDRHHGFCDALYKDAPHLDIVTISEGFGVDRTTESLVKSALSANPEIRAVYSIGGGNRAILRAFEEEKRRIDVFAAHDLDADNRSLLARGHLTFVIHHDLRQDARSTCQMVMAHHRMLPRDFQVAPSRAAIATPYEVL, encoded by the coding sequence ATGCGCCCGCCCTTCCCGCTCAAGGACATCGCCCTGCAATCGGGCCTCAGTCTCGCCACCGTCGATCGGGCGCTGCATGGTCGCGGGCATGTGGCGAAGGCGACGGGACTTCGCATCGAGGCGGCGATCGCGGAACTGGAACGGCAATATGCCGAGGCGAGGATCGGCGGGCGCCGCCTCGTTATCGACGTCGTCATGGAAACGCCGCAGCGGTTTTCGAATGCCGTGCGGACGGCCTTCGATGCCGAACTGCCGGGCATGCGGCCGGCTTCGCTATCGGCGCGCTTTCACGTGGCCGAGACTATGGAGGAACGCGATCTCCTCGCTATCCTCAAGCGCATTCGCCGGCGCGGCAGCCATGGCGTCGTCGTCAAGGTGCCCTCGACGCCGGCGATCGCGGCGATGGCAGCCGAGTTGATGGCGAGCGGCATTCCTGTGGTGACCCTGGTGACCGACCTGCCCGCGCCATCGCGTCTCGGCTATGTCGGCATGGACAATCACGTGGCAGGGGCGACCGCCGCCTATCTCATGGCACGCATGGCGGGGCCGGACGGGGGCAAGGTGCTGCTGACGCTGTCGAGCGCCCGCTTTTCCGGCGAGGAGGATCGCCACCATGGTTTTTGCGACGCCCTTTACAAGGACGCGCCGCATCTTGACATCGTGACGATTTCGGAAGGCTTCGGCGTCGATCGCACCACAGAGAGTTTGGTGAAATCAGCGCTCAGCGCCAACCCCGAGATCCGGGCCGTCTATTCGATCGGTGGCGGCAACCGGGCGATCCTCCGCGCCTTCGAGGAGGAGAAGCGCCGGATCGACGTCTTTGCCGCCCATGACCTCGACGCCGACAACCGAAGCCTCCTGGCCCGAGGCCATCTCACCTTCGTCATTCATCACGACCTGCGGCAGGACGCCCGCAGCACCTGCCAGATGGTCATGGCGCATCACCGCATGCTTCCGAGGGATTTCCAGGTGGCACCGTCGCGAGCTGCAATTGCAACGCCATACGAAGTGCTCTGA
- a CDS encoding type II toxin-antitoxin system Phd/YefM family antitoxin — MTVTVKVAEAKTHLSELLARVEAGEDFIIARGNDPVARLVAMDERRQRLTAIEALRALRAQAKPVTHQEIQEWKQEGRR; from the coding sequence ATGACTGTTACAGTTAAAGTCGCCGAGGCAAAAACGCATTTGTCTGAACTGCTTGCTCGCGTCGAAGCTGGCGAGGACTTTATAATTGCCCGTGGAAACGATCCTGTAGCGCGTTTGGTGGCCATGGACGAACGCCGTCAGCGACTGACCGCGATCGAGGCCTTGCGAGCGTTGCGCGCGCAGGCCAAGCCCGTCACCCATCAAGAAATCCAGGAATGGAAGCAGGAAGGCCGGCGCTGA
- a CDS encoding type II toxin-antitoxin system VapC family toxin, giving the protein MAFVVDASIAGAWLLPDEDNATAERAMTRMAEEDAVAPDLLRHEIRSILLSAEKRERISADFVHSALARFRDLPLQLSGAGDDTEVVRLSRKYRLSAYDAAYLALALLEQLPLATLDRRLVEAANAEGVAVFGSPEHEH; this is encoded by the coding sequence ATGGCCTTTGTCGTTGATGCCTCCATCGCTGGCGCGTGGTTGCTGCCGGACGAGGACAATGCAACCGCCGAGCGGGCAATGACCCGCATGGCGGAGGAAGACGCGGTGGCGCCCGATCTGCTTCGGCATGAAATTCGCAGCATTCTACTGAGCGCCGAGAAACGCGAGCGGATTTCGGCCGATTTTGTTCATTCGGCGCTGGCACGGTTTCGCGACCTGCCATTGCAACTGAGTGGAGCCGGCGACGACACTGAGGTAGTGCGTCTGTCCCGGAAATACCGTCTCAGCGCATACGATGCCGCCTACCTCGCTCTAGCACTTCTCGAACAACTCCCTCTGGCCACGCTCGACCGTCGACTGGTAGAGGCTGCCAATGCAGAAGGTGTGGCGGTGTTTGGATCGCCTGAGCATGAGCATTGA
- a CDS encoding nucleotidyltransferase family protein, translated as MYQTMLAELGQRSLDAAWMADFPPDGRFTPANIKGRKYWYFDIPDGHGGTKRRYVGPANDPDISQRVADHKRDKDDLRARRRLVNTLTREGGMIAPDAMSGDIVEALAGGGLFRLRGILIGTVAFQCYSGLLGVRLPMAAILTGDAHIAQDYAISHEVEDSLPPIIELLKGFDASFRPVPHLSGSEASSAFQNADGYRVEFLTPNRGSDDDIDQPAKMPALDGASADPLRFLDFLIRDPVRTILLHRSGVPVVVPDPSRYAVHKLIVASRRHTDGQGPAKRDKDIRQAALLFEALQQTRRSADLALVYNEAWERGPAWQEGILTGAGMLPAQDAERLKTALIEGAKKNREEIELPFGE; from the coding sequence ATGTACCAGACGATGCTTGCCGAGCTAGGTCAACGCTCGCTCGACGCCGCTTGGATGGCCGATTTCCCTCCGGATGGTCGGTTCACCCCCGCAAACATAAAGGGTCGCAAATACTGGTACTTCGACATCCCCGATGGACACGGTGGTACGAAACGTCGTTACGTCGGTCCTGCCAATGATCCGGATATATCGCAGCGCGTCGCTGATCATAAGCGGGACAAGGACGATTTACGCGCTCGCAGGCGCTTGGTAAATACCCTGACCCGCGAGGGCGGAATGATCGCCCCTGACGCCATGTCGGGTGACATCGTCGAGGCTCTCGCCGGCGGCGGTCTCTTTCGACTCCGGGGTATTCTCATCGGCACGGTGGCCTTCCAGTGCTATTCAGGACTGCTGGGCGTCCGCCTTCCCATGGCTGCGATCCTGACCGGCGATGCGCACATCGCCCAAGACTATGCCATCAGCCATGAGGTTGAAGACAGCCTGCCTCCGATCATTGAACTGCTAAAGGGCTTTGACGCCAGCTTCCGGCCAGTTCCCCATCTATCAGGATCCGAGGCCTCGTCGGCGTTCCAGAATGCCGACGGCTATCGGGTTGAATTCCTGACGCCGAACCGTGGTTCGGACGACGATATCGACCAGCCGGCGAAGATGCCCGCCCTCGACGGTGCCAGCGCGGATCCGCTGCGCTTTCTCGACTTCCTCATCAGGGATCCAGTCAGAACGATTCTGCTCCACCGAAGCGGTGTCCCAGTCGTCGTCCCGGATCCGTCCCGGTATGCGGTCCACAAGCTCATCGTCGCCAGCCGCCGACACACTGACGGGCAGGGGCCGGCGAAGCGAGACAAGGACATACGTCAAGCTGCGCTGCTCTTTGAAGCCCTGCAGCAGACGAGGCGATCCGCTGACCTGGCGCTAGTCTACAATGAAGCTTGGGAGCGCGGACCTGCATGGCAGGAAGGTATACTAACCGGGGCGGGAATGCTGCCGGCACAAGACGCCGAGCGGTTAAAGACGGCCCTTATCGAGGGAGCAAAGAAGAACCGCGAAGAAATTGAACTTCCGTTTGGAGAATAG